The Pelodiscus sinensis isolate JC-2024 chromosome 4, ASM4963464v1, whole genome shotgun sequence genomic sequence ttttccttttcgCGGCCTTGTTAAGGTGCCCGCTCCGTGTGAGAGAGCTTCCCCGCGAGTGCCCGTGGGGATGGAAGCAGGCGGGGGACTAGTTTGTTCCAGGCTGCGATTTGGGAAAGATCCCCTCAGCTCTCGGTACACAGGAGTGATGAGCAACCGGGATGCTGCGGAAAGCTGCACAGGGCAAACAGCCTCCCCCCTTGTCTAGGCCCGCGTGAGTCcttcgctctgtgtgtgtgtgtgtctgtgtgtgtgtgcgcgcgctctCGTGAGTGTGTGTGCTCGTGAGTGCTCAcgcgtctgtgtgtctgtgtgcacgtGCGTGTGTCTCTGTGCtcgggtctgtctgtgtgtctgtgtgcacatgAGTGTGTCTCTGTGctcgggtctgtctgtctgtgtgtctgtgtgcacatgcgTGTGTCTCTGTGCtcgggtctgtctgtgtgtctgtgttcaCATGCGTGTGTCTCTGTGctcgggtctgtctgtctgtgtgcacatgcGTGTGTCTCTGTGctcgggtctgtctgtctgtgtgtctgtgtgcacatgcgTGTGTCTCTGTGCTCgggtctgtctgtgtgcacatgcGTGTGTCTCTGTGctcgggtctgtctgtctgtgtgtctgtgtgcacatgcgTGTGTCTCTGTGCtcgggtctgtctgtgtgtctgtgtgcacatgcgTGTGTCTCTGTGCTCgggtctgtctgtgtgcacatgcGTGTGTCTCTGTGctcgggtctgtctgtctgtgtgtctgtgtgcacatgcgTGTGTCTCTGTGCtcgggtctgtctgtgtgtctgtgttcaCATGCGTGTGTCTCTGTGctcgggtctgtctgtctgtgtgcacatgcGTGTGTCTCTGTGctcgggtctgtctgtctgtgtgcacaTGAGTGTGTCTCTGTGCtcgggtctgtctgtgtgtctatgtTCACATGCGTGTGTCTCTGTGctcgggtctgtctgtctgtgtgcacatgcGTGTGTCTCTGTGctcgggtctgtctgtctgtgtgcacatgcGTGTGTCTCTGTGCtcgggtctgtctgtgtgtctgtgttcaCATGCGTGTGTCTCTGTGctcgggtctgtctgtctgtctgtctgtgtgcacgTGCGTGTGTCTCTGTGCTCGGGTTTGGGTGTCTGTGTGCACGTGCGTGTGTCTCTATGCTcgggtctgtctgtctctccctcctGCTTTTGCAAACATCTTTGAAAGTCAAACTCTTCCCAAAAGGGCGCCGGGCGCTGTCGAGCTCTAGGAGGTGCTGAAACCTCCCCAGCGCGCGGCCTGCCGCCTGGATTGGCAGAGGCGGACAGTGAGTGGCAGGGCCCTCCATGGAAACCGGGCAGCCAATCTGCCGAGCCCAATCGCAAACCGAACCTCCCTCGCAGCCGCTGAACTGCGGCGAGTTCTTGCcgccgccccccacccctccgccagcctctccatcccccaccccgcctgcacccctcccccattgaAACAGCCGCCTGGCGCTCCCGATCCCTTCCCCGCCCCGGCACTTCCAccgcagccgccgccgccgcagccCCAGTGGCCCCGCGCGCCTGGGGAAAGGCACACGCGGAGCGGCCTTCGCACGTCCCCCGAGTCGCCCGCGTTCCCGTGGGAGGGGGATCTCGGGGTCCCTCGGCCCGGGCGTGGGGTTCCTCCCTTCCTGCCGTCGCTCTCCAGCCGGGCGGAGAAAGCTGCCGCGGCCGCCTCGATGTTCCAGCTGCCCATCCTCAATTTCAGCCCCCAGCAAGTGGCCGGGGTCTGCGAGACCCTGGAGGAGAGCGGGGACATCGAGCGCCTGGGTCGCTTCCTCTGGTCCCTGCCGGTGGCCCCCGCGGCATGCGAGGCTCTGAACAAGAACGAGTCGGTGCTGAGAGCCCGGGCCATCGTGGCCTTCCACACGGGGAACTACCGGGAGCTCTACCACATCCTGGAGAACCACAAGTTCACCAAGGACTCGCACGCCAAGCTGCAGGCCCTCTGGCTCGAGGCGCACTACCAAGAAGCCGAGAAGCTGCGGGGCCGGCCCCTGGGGCCAGTGGACAAGTACCGGGTCCGGAAGAAGTTCCCCTTGCCCCGCACCATCTGGGACGGGGAGCAGAAGACGCATTGCTTCAAGGAGCGGACGCGGCACTTGCTGCGGGAGTGGTACCTGCAGGACCCGTATCCCAACCCCAGCAAAAAGCGAGAACTGGCCCAGGCCACCGGACTTACCCCTACACAAGTGGGCAACTGGTTCAAAAACCGCAGACAAAGAGACAGGGCAGCCGCCGCGAAGAACAGGTCGGTACTTTGCGGGTTCCCTGCTTTTCGGGTTCTAAGAGCGACCCCGATCCACGCTGGGCGGCGGGCACAAAGCGGGGAGAcccagcagcctccccctccccccgattcTGCTGCTTTTTAATACTTGGCAAGCGTGCGAGGCGTGACCTGGAGGCTGTTTGCTTTCGGGGACACTTGCATCAACACAGAAGGGAAGGCGGAAATTAACGTAGTTAGGGAACCTGCGCCCTTTCCCCAATTCCTACTACTCGCTTGCCTTTTGTCAAATGTTAAGGATATGTCTATAGAATCGGTTTATGTGTGAGACCCATTGCAGCGGACGTGTAGCCATTTCGGGGAGGCTTTGTTTTATAAGTGTTTCATTTTTTTACTCAGCAGATTACAACACAGGAAACGATCAACTTTAAAGATTCTCTGTATTGGGGACGCTTAAATTAATAAATAAGCCACAAGAAAATATGTGCATTTCCCTTGAAGAAGTAGCGCATTAGATGGggcatcaaaaattattttctgaaCTGTTTCTATAATTACTATAATGAATATGATACAGATATGGGAAACATTCACTCGGCCATTCATTTTCCAGCCTTTATTAATTTAAATGCCAAATATATAAAAACGCTAAACATATAAATATTCCCATTCCAAATTTTGCTTTAAGATATATAGAAACTACATCAAATAGACCCATCTATTTCGCCATAAGTGTGATTTTGCAAGCTCGTTTCAGAAAACGTCGTCAATTGTTCTAATAGAAAACAACATTGTATGCATATTTCAAGATCGGCTTTTAAAACAGCCTTGTTATTTACAAGAATCAATCTTTTCATTCTGAATTCATTCGAATTCTGTTTCGGGCGCTTTTCAACCCTGAGGAATAGTTTCTggatttttgtttgcttgttttgacTCAAAAGCAAATGGTTTGTTGGcgggtgttttggtttggttttcctTTGAAACGTTATTGCTTTGCGTTGTTTATCCAAAATTAGCGACATAGGCAAATGTTCTGGAAAGCGGCAAAGAATCTCCAAATTAGAGGTCAAATTCCTGCCAGCTATTTCTGgcctgtgggatttttttttcagaagtcaGCAGGAAGATAACTAGGTAACGTGGATGGGTTTCACCCTCGACTGTCTAAAAGGAGTTCTGAAAAGACATGACTAAATAATTACAAATAAATAGTGCCTGGCAGctgtaaatgaaataaaaacacgTCGATCCCTATTTCCGGAACTGTTTAAGAGAAAAGATTCGAGCCTTTCCAAACGTGGAAAGGACACACGGCATGTGTGAATGGCAAAATCATGCACCGTAGGGAGATCCCCTTTACAAGGGACTTAAAGCTGCTGGAAAGACATCAGGACTGGAGTGGGGGTAACAGCAAAGGCCGAGGGGGAAGCATTCAAGAGACAGCCCCCCCGCTGTGTGCTTGCAGCCAGAAGCTAACTCAGTGTCTGGCCCAACGTGGCAAAATGTGGCTGACTGGGGGTCCGGCGTTGGCTTGTCCAGGAATAGCGACGGTGGCAGTTTGGAGTGGCGAGAGGCTGTGGCAGCAGAATAGCTGTTGGGTTATAAGACACACACGAGAGTGGGGCTGGTTAGTGATGCGGAGAGGTTTAGGGGGGTGAGGTAGAAGGTATACGGGGTAAGATGGCCGGTGAGGGGTCGGGGTCGGAGAAGGGGTTACGGGTAAGGTGGGAGGTGTACGTGGAGGCTGGTTAGCTGTTGGAATGAGTTTGATCTCAAGGGGAGAGGATGGCTGGCTAGCTCTTAGTGTGTAGTAAGTGATTGGGGTGGGTGGCCACCTGGCGGAAGAGAAAGATGATTGGGGTTAGGTGGGTGGCTTGTTGGGTGGAATAGGCGACTGGGACTGGATGGGTGGCTGTTGGATGGGATAGGTGATTGGGGCTGGGTGGCTATTGGGTGGGATGTGTGACTGGGGTTGGGTGGCTGTTGGAGGGATAGGTGACTGCGTCTGTGGACTAGGACAGATGGCTGGTCTGCAGTGGGGTGGCAGTCGAATGGGATATGTGAATGGAGGCTGGTCGGTGGTTATATAGGGTCGGTCGGTGGGAAGAGTCTGGTTAGATGGGATAAGTGGCTGTTGTAAGAGGTTGGTGACTAAGGAGGAGGAACTGTTAGCTGGCATTGGTACTGGAAGCTAGTAGACAGTTGGCTGTAATAACTGACTAGGGTGCGAGAGCTGTTGGAAGGTAGAGATCATGGGGGCTGTTTGACTGTTGGCCAAGATAGGTGACTGAGGTGGGAGAGCTATTGGCTGGAAGAGGTGAAGGATCCGTTGGCTGTTAGCTTGGATAGGTGACTGAGATGAAGGGCTCTGTTATCTGGGAGAGGTGACTTTGGTGGAGGACCTCTTGGCTGTTGGCTGGGATAGGTGACTAGGGTGGAAGAGCTGTTGGACATTTGCTGTGAGAGGAGACGGGGTGGAAGAACTGTTGGTTGGGAGAGGTGAATGGAGTGCAGGAGCTGTTGGCTGAGGGACATGACTAGGGTGGAGGAGCTGTTGTCTGAGACAGGTGACTGGGGTGGAGGAGCTGTTGTCTGTGAGAGGTGCCTGGGGTGGAGGAGCTGTTGCCTAGGAGAAGTGACTGGGGTGGAGGAGCTGTTGGCTGTTAGTTATGAGAggtgactggggtgggggaactgGTGGCTGGGAGAGTGACTGGTGGTGCAGGAGCTGTTGGTTGGGAGAGGTGACTCGGGTGGAGGAGCTGTTGGCTGAGAAAGGTGACTGTGGTGGAGGGTCAGTTGACTGTTGGCTGAGATAGGTGACTGGGGCGAAGAAGCTGTTGACTGGGATAGGTAACTGACGTGCAGGAGCTGTTGGCTGTGAGAGGTGACTTGGTTGGAGGAGCTGTTGGCTGGGAGAGGTGACTGGGGTGGAGGAGCTGTTGGCCGGACTAGGTGACTGGGGCGAGGAATACCCCCTGTGATTGTGTGTCTCCCGGTTTCTTGCAGGCTACAGCAGCAGGTCCTATCCCAAGGCTCGGTGCGCTCGCTGCAGGCCGAGGAGGAGAGCGCAGGGGAGCCGCTGGGGACGGCCTCCAGCCCCGCAGCCAGCCTGTCCAGCAAAGCGgccacctctgccatttccatcaCATCTAGCGACAGTGAATGTGACATCTGACACTACAGCCATGACCAACCAGGGGGAGAGAGATCGAGCTAAACACagtgcctgcctgcctccagaACACCCCGGCTCGCCTGCCCACCCGGAGCCTACCCCAGGCTGCCAATTTGCCAGGGCGCCATGACCTATGAGCACGCCCTTCCCGTGTAAACAGCGAGCGCGTTCCGTCTTAGCCCCGTAGGAGACTCTGTTCACAGAAATGTGTGTCGCCTTTATTTAAAAGGATCTGCTGAAACGATGcctcaaaaacaaaaaatgccaaGTTGCAAAATGTGTGAGCGCCTGCCCTGTATCCCGCGTGGGTATTTCATGTTGAAAAGACGCTGTTATGAtgatgattttctttttttcctttttcgcTTTACTTTAaagggttttatatatatatataatgtttatttacttatttaaggGATTGCTATGGTAGGtttttctattattattttattattattattttattttggctTGTTGTCTATGTGCACAGGTGACTTGTAGAGCATGTGCAGTATCGATACTGTATGAAGCAGcctaaaacaataataaaatatttggTAAGCAACCTTTCTTACTTACAGGGTCTGTTTTAAAATTCTTACGGTCGGGGCcaatgcacagagcccaggggggTTAAGTGGACGGTTCTCGGATTCCACTGAAATCTCCCCGTGGACTTGCCCGGTGCCGAAATAATTAGCCATTCCCCATTTGCGGCACAAAGAGAGAGCTGGGCGAGGCCGCGCTGTGGAGTGCCCGTGACTTCCCCGCGCAGGGTTGCTTAGACAGAAGGGCGATCCCTCGCCGCGCAAAGCGATGTCACGGGCGCTCAAGGAATCAAAGCGGGGCGGATCCGGAGCCTGCACCGTACGGAGAACTGGATCGCTCCGCGCCGACACAGGGAAAAGATACAGGCTGTAGTCAGTCCAGTGTGAAGGAAAGAAGCCGAGCGCGCACAAAGCTGCGTGCTAGGCGGGGAGCCAAGTGGCGCTGCGTGCTTGTGTCTTGCGGCGAATGGCCGAGATTTCGCGATGAATTCGGAAGCGGGGATATAAATACCCCTTCCGCGTAACATCAGATCCAGCTCCCTTCTGTCCCTGGTAAATAAAATAGTGGCTCATACATTAAATAACCTTCCCTAGCATCATTATAACTGAAAAAGATCAAGGGAAGGGGGGGTCATACTGGGGCTGCATGCATTCTCTGCCTTTTTTTCACCGACTGGTTTTGCTCTGAGAAAGCTCACGCCAGCCGAAGAACGGGCTAAGCTTTTGCCTAGCAAAAGGATTTTATATGATACCATTTGACACTGATCTTTAAATCGCTTgagctgtgcttttttttttccctcgtCCGCTCGCTCTTCTTTCatttgcctccctggcctcggagaCTTGCCTTCCCGAATAAGCGGATTGCTGCGCTTGTTTTAGCAGGAGAAGAGTTGTGCGCGGTGAGAGCCAAGGGGAGACTGAAGGAATCCTGACACCGCGGATATCCTGCAGCAATCAGCCCAGATGCAGCAGGAATCGAAAGAAACCTTCAAATCAGACACCCATGTCAACAGGGAAAGGATGGGGGGTGGCGAAGGGAGCCGCTGTCATTAAATTCTATGTATAGAGACACTTATTATTTGCTCCCCAATTGCAGAAGGCAGATTCCCATCTAGCGGTCCGCTTTTACGCGGCTTCTAAGTTAGTGTTTCAATCGGTAAAACATCGGCAACTGGACTCTCCGTATTTCTTCCCGTGATGGACCgaatacacagattttttttcctaactaAATTCTAAGTCCACTTGGAAACACATTTTAATAGCATGAGAAACAAACAGAACTGTGGGAGAGAAATAGACATTATGGATATGTTCCTGTAAATAAAAACCCACTCAGAGAATCTAGTTTCATTTGAGAACATGGCCAATTTAAGTCGCTTTCAGGTTCCCTTAAAAATGCGATCAGCAGACACTTTAAAAAGCAGACATCCGAAGTGGTGTTTTCCCAACAAAGCAGCAGATCCATTGAGTCCGATCAAAGATGATAGCTACAAATAGAAAGTTACTCGGATTAATATATTGGCTTTGCTGTATTACCAGGCTTGCTACCTTTTAAAGTAATCATTCCTAATTAAAATCCCGTGGTGCGCAATGCAATCACCTAATTCTATGTTAAAAAAAGAGGCTGAGAATGTATGACTGGATACCTTTTTTCAAAATCCAATTGTCATTTTGTTTGACGAAAAGAAGTTTTGTGTTTAACTATGTAATTTTAACCTCACAACACACATCTCTCTAAACCCGAACACGTTGTCCAGATTAAAAAGGATAACGTGATTTACAAGCGTGTTTAAAGGGAGCGATTTGGCCTGTGATCGAAGCACATCCATCCAGCGTTAGtgtggctttttgttttgtttgtttgtgttagGCCCTAAGCTCTGACTTTTCTTGACCGACAGCTCTTTCGAACATAAAGATTTTCTTCCCAGCTAAAAGTAAATCTTCTAGAATGTAGTAAAATATTTCATCGCCTTCCAAGTACCCGCTGAAACTTGTGAGAGTTTTGACATTTACTTGTACAGAATAGAAACGAAATCGAACCTTGTCTTTGTTCTGTTTCGATCGATCGATCGTCTGTTTTACTAGATAGCGAGAAATACATGAATACGGCTCTATATTTAGATATTCTACATCTCTGTTAACATATCGAAGGTTTTGAGATTTCTTAGACAACTATGTAAACTATCTCAGTGGGGTAgtcgtattagtctgtaactttaaaaacaaggagaagtcctgtagcaccttggacaCTATATAAAACCTACTTTCTCAGATGAGTGGAGGAAGTCTGagtaagtgggttttgcccatgaaatctcatgataccatatataatttttgttagtctgtaaatgctACGAGTACtcgttgtttgttttttttaatattacatATAAACACAGTCCGTTTTTAGGAATTTCTTTGTCTTTTCCCCCTTCGTCTTATGTAGGTAGCTAGCTGggattttctcatttttatgtcCTTCTGGTATATATAACTGTATAATTATCTATATTAATATACAGAAAGGGATACTATGGGAATTCAATAGGATGGACAGACCATAGATGTGTGGGTCTTAAAAAATTACATCAGTATACAGAGAATTCTGAGGGATGAGAGAAACTAAACATTTGGCGACCTTAATTATGCACAATAGCTAAATATAAAATCATTGATCACCCTATTATATCTTCACAGTATACAGATTCATATCAACTGTTCTATAATATATAGAGCCATATGGATCATCGACGTTCATACACAGATTCGTTTAGAAGATCAtcataagtgtgtgtgtgcggaAGAGAGATTTTAGCGTTGTAATGTGCATACAAAGATACAATGTTACACCGATCGTCTTATATTTTGCTACAAAGGCTGTACTGCACTTTAGTTCCCCTCAATTCGCAGCCTTCCTGCGTGTTGATGTTGTTATCCTTCTAAGAACCATCAAGGCGAGAATCTCTTACAGGCACGAGATGCCCTGACATTCTCGTCTCAAAAATCAGCACCAGGCACTTAATATATTTTCCTCccactttgctttttaaaaaaatgaaactgtaTTTACATTAAACAAAACGCGAGAGAAAAGCTCGCTAAAAGTCTGCTTTGACCTCTTCTCTCTTTAGCGCCacaaagaagaaaatattgtATCAAAAGTAAGgtgaatggggagggaggagaggagaaacagCTTTTTCTCTATTCAGCTGGGGGAGGAAAACTTTGAATATTTCCGTTTCTTTTCAGAGGCAGGGCAGCCCTGGGCAGCAATGAATGGAAAAGTCTTGGAAGCGGTCTATGAGGCTGTCAAACTGCTCAGCGTAATAAGCGCTAATGATGGGTCCCGAGTCCTGCTAGGACAAAAGAGGGCTTCGAGGGCTCGCAGAGGCTGAATAGCTAATAAGTtttcgggaggggaggggatgagcTAGCTGTCAACACATTGATTTTGCGAGTGCAAAGAAAAGCGAGGCTTGCCGGTTGGGGCGAGTCCTGTCCCGGTGCAGCTGGGGACGGACGGCCCACTTACCCGGGTCCTGCATTGTAAAGGGCagagcaaagctgctgcggcGGGCGGCTGACCACAATGCAGCCAGCCATGGGGggtggtggggaagaggggagcgCTCGGGAACGCCACCCCAGGCTTGTCCAAACACTGCGGCCGTGCGCATGCCGGGCCCAAGTGGGGCACCCGCGCGCGCGCATCCTGCGCTCCAGTTTGCACCGccctgcagcaggggggaggCGGCTCCGGTCCTGTCCCGTCCGCTGACCCTATCTAAACGAGCCATTGCTGCCTGACTTGTTCTGCAGAGAGATCCTGCGAAAGCGAGACACGGGGGGaggtagaggggaggaggagagagctgaGCTGTCACCTGGGGCCTGCCTGGCTGGCCGGCCTGAGAGTGGCATGGCCTTCCTTGCAGCCAGAGGTTGGCCCCCATTAGTGTcctggtgcagagcaggggcgcaGATCCCCTCCTCTGAACCCCGGGCATGTGTTGGGGCGAAAAAACAGCGAGCCCGCAGCTTGGGTGCATCAGACTCCACCGTCCCTGCTCCCGCTACTCCTACATTATAACTGCAGGAGGCGGATGTGCTGCTGCCGTTGTCCCTTTCCCTGCCTTGGTGTAAAAGCGCGGGGATCCCACCAGGCCAATGGGTGGAGCAAAGGTACCCCCAGAGTCACAGCCCGGCCCGCTGTCCCAGGCCTTTGGGCCGATGGGAAAGAGAAAACAATGGTAATGGAACGTTTACACTCTGCGTGCCAGGCCGGTCTGCGCTCCAGATGGAgacgcagggagggggaggcgtgTGATTCCCAATATGCATATTCCCAGGGGCTTCTCCAGCGGGCCCCCAGTCTGTGCCTTTGTGTGGGAATGAGCCACCTGGGCTGCACTAAACCGCGCCTGTTTCCCCACCAATGGCCTGGCTGGCGCAGGAGGAGAATGGAATTCAGAGCTGCACCTGCTCACAAGCTGTGTTTAAACGCGAGCAAGCCGGACTTGAGTTCCAAGCCAGCGAGGATCTCTTTCCACTCCCCGATCTCTGTGGGCAAAATCAGTGAGGGAGGGGGATACAAGATGGGAGCAGGAGACCTTCCTTCACCGTCAGAGAAGGAAAACCCCACTGGGGAAGAGAGGCTTTATTGCATAAAATTATCAATCCCCCTCTTTTAACAGGGGAGAGCGGCGGTGTCCTGTCTCTATAACATGAGGCTGCAAAACACCAGGAAAGGCGACTCTGCCTCCCATGGAGCACATGAATGGGACTTTTTAGGGGGCCTCACTTTGCAGCCCTTGGGCTTGCTTTGCTCAGAAACTGGGGGCCTATAGAAACATGGTGTTTTAAAATCCTGTGATGAACTCAATAGTTGCAGATTCAGGGgagagagaattgagcagttccttatttattttatttttctagccTTCAGCTCTTTGGTCCCTTTGTTATTTTGTGAAATTATGTTAAGAAACTGGTGAGTTCTTAGCCATGCACCGCAGCCTCCTGATACTGTCACCTTTGCTGTATTAGAATAAAAGCATCTTTGCCTGGTTGTAGGCTCTTTCCAGTCACTTCAGGTTGCCTCCTGTTGCTGgcaagagtgagtctcaggtccgacactgggtccTCAAAGTACAAAAAACACTACACAGATATCTGTCAGACAGCAGTTTActtcctgacagctatcagctgtgccccttaaatAAAAGAACAACATTATAGGAAGAGcagcatttcttacatcccttctgctagcCAGGAACCCCATTttggctgcggatgaagtgggagactgtctcagttCCGAGatgccggtacccaaagcccatcggtgaggtccaaattgctatGCTCTTGTGTAGCTTTAAATACTGCATCTCTACCTTGTTTGGGACAGTTTGGAAATATCCGGGgattactcattgcttgttacagtatggcttagctgtactgcttgtcctttgactttgtttacatgatcagtacatttaggtaaacaagattgttatgttcccacCCTTATCTACAGTTCATACTTACTACAATggcatatgttcctagaggcttccttctggctcatcagtagtagggaagagggaggggaatagGAAAGAGGGGGAAATGCAGGCCTCAGaacccctatacttcacacacacagaattcttccacaattgaccccTACACCTCCTGACACACAGATTGATCACTTGGGTCTCATTCTCTCTTCCTACTTCCCCCTAAAACTGTTTTAGTGGGGAAAGAAAATACTATTTTCTCTGTTGTCAGCTCTTACTTTTATCAGATTTTGTCAAATCACTAGTCTTATAATGTATGTTACAGTCAATGGATGCTAGAAAGTATTTA encodes the following:
- the SIX6 gene encoding homeobox protein SIX6 — encoded protein: MFQLPILNFSPQQVAGVCETLEESGDIERLGRFLWSLPVAPAACEALNKNESVLRARAIVAFHTGNYRELYHILENHKFTKDSHAKLQALWLEAHYQEAEKLRGRPLGPVDKYRVRKKFPLPRTIWDGEQKTHCFKERTRHLLREWYLQDPYPNPSKKRELAQATGLTPTQVGNWFKNRRQRDRAAAAKNRLQQQVLSQGSVRSLQAEEESAGEPLGTASSPAASLSSKAATSAISITSSDSECDI